A single Anas acuta chromosome 19, bAnaAcu1.1, whole genome shotgun sequence DNA region contains:
- the SGSM2 gene encoding small G protein signaling modulator 2 isoform X1: protein MSCSADAAKEKLLWNVKKEVKQIMEEAVTRKFVHEDSSHIIALCGVVEACLLHMLKRRAAGFLRTDKVAALFTKVGKTYAVAGDICKKVQELQQQVESRKSQPNGQEPLKRQGSTTSKTPVLTPQAIKHIWVRTALIEKVLDKIVQYIVDNCSKYYEKEALLADPVCGPILASLLVGPCALEYTKLKTADHYWTDPSADELVQRHRIHGVHGRQDSPSKRPALGIRKRHSSGSTSEDRFAASAREYVESLHQNSRTHLLYGKNNVLVQPKDDLEAIPGYLSLHQSADSLTLKWTPNQLMNGTLGDSELEKSVYWDYALIVPLCQIVCIHCHQQPESRWTLVLVSQDGTQRPPLHFPQGGHLLAFLSCLENGLLPRGQLEPPLWSQQGKGKVFPKLRKRNSNKSVDLEEMPTEDTSTDYVFRIIYPGHKHDNITINYHHLAASRSASVDDDEEEEDKLHAMLSMICSRNLTAPNRMKDTSEVIEMQGFGANLLSWQLEHCSQGSSCVSCSTGSSPYDIPSCCNCIHDRTPLKMLCESMKRQIVSRAFYGWLAYCRHLSTVRTHLSALVNHTIIPPDKPSSAAGGLTKEVWSKYQKDRKNYKELELLRRVYYGGVQHEIRKEVWPFLLGHYKFGMAKKEMDKVDEDIALRYQKVMAEWKACEVIVKQREKESHSATLAKFSSGSSIDSHVQRLIHRDSTISNDVFISVDEADSAERDSKGQDDPTFTVVSVDTPAAVAAVEQQSVEFDSPDSGLPSSRNYSVASGILSSIDDGQSVSFEDGAEEETSTDLERTDPDVPHVQKAKSVVLQSQDSVSEEQLCSQVDYLMDVASVCAASYTIELLDTVALNLHRIDKDVQRCDRNYWYFTADNLEKLRNVMCSYVWEHLEVGYVQGMCDLLAPLMVILDNDQLAYSCFSHLMKRMSQNFPNGGAMDTHFANMRSLIQILDAELFELMHQNGDYTHFYFCYRWFLLDFKRELLYEDVFTVWEVIWAAKHISSEHFVLFIALALVEVYREIIRDNNMDFTDIIKFFNEMAEHHNAQEILRIARDLVYKVQTLIENK from the exons GTGTTGTGGAAGCATGTCTCCTGCACATGCTGAAGCGCAGGGCTGCTGGCTTCCTGCGGACTGACAAGGTCGCTGCGCTGTTCACCAAAGTTGGCAAGACGTACGCAGTAGCAGGGGACATATGCAAGAAAGTGcaggaactgcagcagcaggtggaAAGCAG GAAAAGTCAGCCAAATGGACAGGAACCCCTCAAGAGGCAGGGATCAACCACAAGTAAAACACCTGTActgacacctcaggccatcaaaCACATATGGGTTCGGACAGCATTGATTGAGAAAGTGCTTGACAAGATTGTGCAGTATATTGTTGATAACTGCAG taaatattatgaaaaagaAGCTTTACTGGCAGATCCTGTTTGTGGCCCAATACTTGCTTCTCTTCTAG TTGGACCATGTGCCCTAGAGTACACCAAGCTAAAAACAGCTGATCACTACTGGACAGACCCTTCAGCAGATGAACTTGTTCAACGACACCGGATTCATGGAGTTCATGGTCGCCAAGACTCACCTTCAAAGCGCCCAGCGCTGGGA ATCCGGAAACGGCATTCAAGTGGGAGCACATCAGAAGATCGCTTTGCTGCTTCAGCACGAGAGTATGTGGAGTCTTTGCACCAGAATTCCCGAACACACCTCCTGTATGGCAAAAACAACGTCTTAGTCCAGCCA AAAGATGACTTGGAGGCAATTCCTGGGTATCTCTCCCTTCATCAGTCAGCAGATAGTTTAACATTAAAATGGACTCCAAATCAGCTGATGAATGGAACCCTCGGAGATTCAGAGCTGGAGAAAAG CGTTTACTGGGACTACGCATTGATAGTGCCACTCTGCCAGATCGTCTGCATTCACTGCCATCAACAAC cagaaagcagatggACATTAGTCTTGGTGAGTCAGGATGGAACTCAGAGACCTCCACTGCACTTCCCCCAAGGAGGTCACCTCcttgcatttctttcctgtctggAAAATGGTCTTCTGCCTCGTGGTCAGCTGGAACCACCACTTTGGTCCCAACAGGGCAAG GGTAAGGTATTTCCAAAGCTTCGAAAACGAAACAGCAACAAATCAGTGGACCTAGAAGAAATGCCAACTGAAGACACTTCTACAGACTATGTGTTCAGAATTATCTATCCAGGACACAAGCATGATAACA TAACTATTAACTACCACCACTTAGCTGCCAGCCGCTCTGCCTCTGTTGACGAtgacgaggaggaggaagataaGCTACACGCAATGCTATCAATGATCTGCTCTCGGAACCTCACAGCTCCTAATAGGATGAAAG aCACGAGTGAAGTGATAGAGATGCAAGGTTTTGGGGCAAACTTGCTTTCGTGGCAGCTGGAGCATTGTAGCCAAGGCTCCTCATGCGTCTCCTGTTCAACGGGCAGCTCTCCCTATGACATACCCAGCTGCTGCAACTGCATCCACGATAG AACTCCATTAAAGATGCTGTGTGAAAGCATGAAGAGGCAGATAGTTTCCAGAGCCTTTTATGGAT GGCTTGCCTACTGCCGACATTTGTCAACAGTGCGAACACATCTGTCTGCCCTAGTGAACCACACAATTATCCCACCTGACAAGCCAtccagtgctgcaggaggtctGACTAAAGAGGTTTGGAGCAAGTATCAGAAGGACAGAAAA AATTACAAGGAACTGGAATTGCTAAGAAGAGTTTATTATGGTGGGGTACAGCATGAGATTCGAAAGGAAGTCTGGCCGTTCTTGTTAGGTCACTACAAATTTGGCATGGCCAAAAAGGAAATGGACAAG gTCGATGAAGACATTGCTCTCCGGTATCAGAAGGTCATGGCTGAGTGGAAGGCCTGTGAGGTCATCGTAAAGCAGCGAGAGAAAGAATCACATTCTGCCACATTGGCAAAGTTTTCGTCAGGTAGCAGCATTGACAGCCACGTCCAGCGACTGATACACAGGGACTCCACCATCAGCAATGAT GTCTTTATATCAGTAGATGAAGCGGATTCAGCAGAACGAGACTCAAAAGGTCAAGATGACCCTACTTTCACTGTGGTGTCTGTCGACACACCAGCAGCAGTAGCTGCCGTAGAGCAACAGTCTGTAGAGTTTGACTCCCCTGACTCTGGGCTGCCATCCTCACGGAACTACTCTGTGGCCTCAGGCATCCTGTCCAGTATTGATGATGGGCAGAGTGTCTCCTTTGAAGATGGGGCTGAAGAAGAAACTAGCACTGACTTGGAAAGGACTGATCCAGACGTACCACATGTGCAGAAAGCCAAGTCAGTTGTACTGCAGTCTCAGGATTCTGTATCAGAAGAGCAGCTGTGTTCCCAGGTGGATTATTTAATGGATGTTGCTTCTGTCTGTGCTGCATCCTACACA ATAGAATTATTGGACACTGTTGCCTTAAATTTGCACAGAATTGATAAAGATGTCCAGAGATGTGATCGGAATTACTGGTATTTTACTGCTGATAATCTGGAGAAACTCCGCAATGTCATGTGCAG ttATGTTTGGGAGCACCTAGAAGTTGGTTATGTTCAAGGCATGTGTGACCTCCTGGCTCCTTTGATGGTTATACTTGACAACG ATCAGCTGGCTTACAGCTGCTTCAGCCACTTGATGAAGAGGATGAGCCAGAACTTCCCCAACGGAGGTGCTATGGACACACACTTTGCCAACATGCGGTCCCTAATCCAA atTCTAGACGCAGAGCTTTTTGAATTGATGCACCAGAATGGAGATTACACTCACTTTTACTTCTGCTATCGCTGGTTCCTGCTCGACTTTAAAAGAG AATTGTTGTACGAGGATGTATTTACAGTGTGGGAAGTTATTTGGGCAGCAAAGCACATCTCTTCAGaacattttgtccttttcattGCCTTAGCACTTGTGGAAGTTTATCGAGAGATTATCCGTGATAACAACATGGACTTCACTGATATCATCAAGTTTTTTAATG AAATGGCAGAGCATCATAATGCCCAGGAAATACTGAGGATAGCAAGAGACCTTGTCTACAAAGTGCAGACACTGATTGAAAATAAGTGA
- the SGSM2 gene encoding small G protein signaling modulator 2 isoform X6, which produces MSCSADAAKEKLLWNVKKEVKQIMEEAVTRKFVHEDSSHIIALCGVVEACLLHMLKRRAAGFLRTDKVAALFTKVGKTYAVAGDICKKVQELQQQVESRKSQPNGQEPLKRQGSTTSKTPVLTPQAIKHIWVRTALIEKVLDKIVQYIVDNCSKYYEKEALLADPVCGPILASLLVGPCALEYTKLKTADHYWTDPSADELVQRHRIHGVHGRQDSPSKRPALGIRKRHSSGSTSEDRFAASAREYVESLHQNSRTHLLYGKNNVLVQPKDDLEAIPGYLSLHQSADSLTLKWTPNQLMNGTLGDSELEKSVYWDYALIVPLCQIVCIHCHQQQSRWTLVLVSQDGTQRPPLHFPQGGHLLAFLSCLENGLLPRGQLEPPLWSQQGKGKVFPKLRKRNSNKSVDLEEMPTEDTSTDYVFRIIYPGHKHDNNTSEVIEMQGFGANLLSWQLEHCSQGSSCVSCSTGSSPYDIPSCCNCIHDRTPLKMLCESMKRQIVSRAFYGWLAYCRHLSTVRTHLSALVNHTIIPPDKPSSAAGGLTKEVWSKYQKDRKNYKELELLRRVYYGGVQHEIRKEVWPFLLGHYKFGMAKKEMDKVDEDIALRYQKVMAEWKACEVIVKQREKESHSATLAKFSSGSSIDSHVQRLIHRDSTISNDVFISVDEADSAERDSKGQDDPTFTVVSVDTPAAVAAVEQQSVEFDSPDSGLPSSRNYSVASGILSSIDDGQSVSFEDGAEEETSTDLERTDPDVPHVQKAKSVVLQSQDSVSEEQLCSQVDYLMDVASVCAASYTIELLDTVALNLHRIDKDVQRCDRNYWYFTADNLEKLRNVMCSYVWEHLEVGYVQGMCDLLAPLMVILDNDQLAYSCFSHLMKRMSQNFPNGGAMDTHFANMRSLIQILDAELFELMHQNGDYTHFYFCYRWFLLDFKRELLYEDVFTVWEVIWAAKHISSEHFVLFIALALVEVYREIIRDNNMDFTDIIKFFNEMAEHHNAQEILRIARDLVYKVQTLIENK; this is translated from the exons GTGTTGTGGAAGCATGTCTCCTGCACATGCTGAAGCGCAGGGCTGCTGGCTTCCTGCGGACTGACAAGGTCGCTGCGCTGTTCACCAAAGTTGGCAAGACGTACGCAGTAGCAGGGGACATATGCAAGAAAGTGcaggaactgcagcagcaggtggaAAGCAG GAAAAGTCAGCCAAATGGACAGGAACCCCTCAAGAGGCAGGGATCAACCACAAGTAAAACACCTGTActgacacctcaggccatcaaaCACATATGGGTTCGGACAGCATTGATTGAGAAAGTGCTTGACAAGATTGTGCAGTATATTGTTGATAACTGCAG taaatattatgaaaaagaAGCTTTACTGGCAGATCCTGTTTGTGGCCCAATACTTGCTTCTCTTCTAG TTGGACCATGTGCCCTAGAGTACACCAAGCTAAAAACAGCTGATCACTACTGGACAGACCCTTCAGCAGATGAACTTGTTCAACGACACCGGATTCATGGAGTTCATGGTCGCCAAGACTCACCTTCAAAGCGCCCAGCGCTGGGA ATCCGGAAACGGCATTCAAGTGGGAGCACATCAGAAGATCGCTTTGCTGCTTCAGCACGAGAGTATGTGGAGTCTTTGCACCAGAATTCCCGAACACACCTCCTGTATGGCAAAAACAACGTCTTAGTCCAGCCA AAAGATGACTTGGAGGCAATTCCTGGGTATCTCTCCCTTCATCAGTCAGCAGATAGTTTAACATTAAAATGGACTCCAAATCAGCTGATGAATGGAACCCTCGGAGATTCAGAGCTGGAGAAAAG CGTTTACTGGGACTACGCATTGATAGTGCCACTCTGCCAGATCGTCTGCATTCACTGCCATCAACAAC aaagcagatggACATTAGTCTTGGTGAGTCAGGATGGAACTCAGAGACCTCCACTGCACTTCCCCCAAGGAGGTCACCTCcttgcatttctttcctgtctggAAAATGGTCTTCTGCCTCGTGGTCAGCTGGAACCACCACTTTGGTCCCAACAGGGCAAG GGTAAGGTATTTCCAAAGCTTCGAAAACGAAACAGCAACAAATCAGTGGACCTAGAAGAAATGCCAACTGAAGACACTTCTACAGACTATGTGTTCAGAATTATCTATCCAGGACACAAGCATGATAACA aCACGAGTGAAGTGATAGAGATGCAAGGTTTTGGGGCAAACTTGCTTTCGTGGCAGCTGGAGCATTGTAGCCAAGGCTCCTCATGCGTCTCCTGTTCAACGGGCAGCTCTCCCTATGACATACCCAGCTGCTGCAACTGCATCCACGATAG AACTCCATTAAAGATGCTGTGTGAAAGCATGAAGAGGCAGATAGTTTCCAGAGCCTTTTATGGAT GGCTTGCCTACTGCCGACATTTGTCAACAGTGCGAACACATCTGTCTGCCCTAGTGAACCACACAATTATCCCACCTGACAAGCCAtccagtgctgcaggaggtctGACTAAAGAGGTTTGGAGCAAGTATCAGAAGGACAGAAAA AATTACAAGGAACTGGAATTGCTAAGAAGAGTTTATTATGGTGGGGTACAGCATGAGATTCGAAAGGAAGTCTGGCCGTTCTTGTTAGGTCACTACAAATTTGGCATGGCCAAAAAGGAAATGGACAAG gTCGATGAAGACATTGCTCTCCGGTATCAGAAGGTCATGGCTGAGTGGAAGGCCTGTGAGGTCATCGTAAAGCAGCGAGAGAAAGAATCACATTCTGCCACATTGGCAAAGTTTTCGTCAGGTAGCAGCATTGACAGCCACGTCCAGCGACTGATACACAGGGACTCCACCATCAGCAATGAT GTCTTTATATCAGTAGATGAAGCGGATTCAGCAGAACGAGACTCAAAAGGTCAAGATGACCCTACTTTCACTGTGGTGTCTGTCGACACACCAGCAGCAGTAGCTGCCGTAGAGCAACAGTCTGTAGAGTTTGACTCCCCTGACTCTGGGCTGCCATCCTCACGGAACTACTCTGTGGCCTCAGGCATCCTGTCCAGTATTGATGATGGGCAGAGTGTCTCCTTTGAAGATGGGGCTGAAGAAGAAACTAGCACTGACTTGGAAAGGACTGATCCAGACGTACCACATGTGCAGAAAGCCAAGTCAGTTGTACTGCAGTCTCAGGATTCTGTATCAGAAGAGCAGCTGTGTTCCCAGGTGGATTATTTAATGGATGTTGCTTCTGTCTGTGCTGCATCCTACACA ATAGAATTATTGGACACTGTTGCCTTAAATTTGCACAGAATTGATAAAGATGTCCAGAGATGTGATCGGAATTACTGGTATTTTACTGCTGATAATCTGGAGAAACTCCGCAATGTCATGTGCAG ttATGTTTGGGAGCACCTAGAAGTTGGTTATGTTCAAGGCATGTGTGACCTCCTGGCTCCTTTGATGGTTATACTTGACAACG ATCAGCTGGCTTACAGCTGCTTCAGCCACTTGATGAAGAGGATGAGCCAGAACTTCCCCAACGGAGGTGCTATGGACACACACTTTGCCAACATGCGGTCCCTAATCCAA atTCTAGACGCAGAGCTTTTTGAATTGATGCACCAGAATGGAGATTACACTCACTTTTACTTCTGCTATCGCTGGTTCCTGCTCGACTTTAAAAGAG AATTGTTGTACGAGGATGTATTTACAGTGTGGGAAGTTATTTGGGCAGCAAAGCACATCTCTTCAGaacattttgtccttttcattGCCTTAGCACTTGTGGAAGTTTATCGAGAGATTATCCGTGATAACAACATGGACTTCACTGATATCATCAAGTTTTTTAATG AAATGGCAGAGCATCATAATGCCCAGGAAATACTGAGGATAGCAAGAGACCTTGTCTACAAAGTGCAGACACTGATTGAAAATAAGTGA
- the SGSM2 gene encoding small G protein signaling modulator 2 isoform X2, whose product MSCSADAAKEKLLWNVKKEVKQIMEEAVTRKFVHEDSSHIIALCGVVEACLLHMLKRRAAGFLRTDKVAALFTKVGKTYAVAGDICKKVQELQQQVESRKSQPNGQEPLKRQGSTTSKTPVLTPQAIKHIWVRTALIEKVLDKIVQYIVDNCSKYYEKEALLADPVCGPILASLLVGPCALEYTKLKTADHYWTDPSADELVQRHRIHGVHGRQDSPSKRPALGIRKRHSSGSTSEDRFAASAREYVESLHQNSRTHLLYGKNNVLVQPKDDLEAIPGYLSLHQSADSLTLKWTPNQLMNGTLGDSELEKSVYWDYALIVPLCQIVCIHCHQQQSRWTLVLVSQDGTQRPPLHFPQGGHLLAFLSCLENGLLPRGQLEPPLWSQQGKGKVFPKLRKRNSNKSVDLEEMPTEDTSTDYVFRIIYPGHKHDNITINYHHLAASRSASVDDDEEEEDKLHAMLSMICSRNLTAPNRMKDTSEVIEMQGFGANLLSWQLEHCSQGSSCVSCSTGSSPYDIPSCCNCIHDRTPLKMLCESMKRQIVSRAFYGWLAYCRHLSTVRTHLSALVNHTIIPPDKPSSAAGGLTKEVWSKYQKDRKNYKELELLRRVYYGGVQHEIRKEVWPFLLGHYKFGMAKKEMDKVDEDIALRYQKVMAEWKACEVIVKQREKESHSATLAKFSSGSSIDSHVQRLIHRDSTISNDVFISVDEADSAERDSKGQDDPTFTVVSVDTPAAVAAVEQQSVEFDSPDSGLPSSRNYSVASGILSSIDDGQSVSFEDGAEEETSTDLERTDPDVPHVQKAKSVVLQSQDSVSEEQLCSQVDYLMDVASVCAASYTIELLDTVALNLHRIDKDVQRCDRNYWYFTADNLEKLRNVMCSYVWEHLEVGYVQGMCDLLAPLMVILDNDQLAYSCFSHLMKRMSQNFPNGGAMDTHFANMRSLIQILDAELFELMHQNGDYTHFYFCYRWFLLDFKRELLYEDVFTVWEVIWAAKHISSEHFVLFIALALVEVYREIIRDNNMDFTDIIKFFNEMAEHHNAQEILRIARDLVYKVQTLIENK is encoded by the exons GTGTTGTGGAAGCATGTCTCCTGCACATGCTGAAGCGCAGGGCTGCTGGCTTCCTGCGGACTGACAAGGTCGCTGCGCTGTTCACCAAAGTTGGCAAGACGTACGCAGTAGCAGGGGACATATGCAAGAAAGTGcaggaactgcagcagcaggtggaAAGCAG GAAAAGTCAGCCAAATGGACAGGAACCCCTCAAGAGGCAGGGATCAACCACAAGTAAAACACCTGTActgacacctcaggccatcaaaCACATATGGGTTCGGACAGCATTGATTGAGAAAGTGCTTGACAAGATTGTGCAGTATATTGTTGATAACTGCAG taaatattatgaaaaagaAGCTTTACTGGCAGATCCTGTTTGTGGCCCAATACTTGCTTCTCTTCTAG TTGGACCATGTGCCCTAGAGTACACCAAGCTAAAAACAGCTGATCACTACTGGACAGACCCTTCAGCAGATGAACTTGTTCAACGACACCGGATTCATGGAGTTCATGGTCGCCAAGACTCACCTTCAAAGCGCCCAGCGCTGGGA ATCCGGAAACGGCATTCAAGTGGGAGCACATCAGAAGATCGCTTTGCTGCTTCAGCACGAGAGTATGTGGAGTCTTTGCACCAGAATTCCCGAACACACCTCCTGTATGGCAAAAACAACGTCTTAGTCCAGCCA AAAGATGACTTGGAGGCAATTCCTGGGTATCTCTCCCTTCATCAGTCAGCAGATAGTTTAACATTAAAATGGACTCCAAATCAGCTGATGAATGGAACCCTCGGAGATTCAGAGCTGGAGAAAAG CGTTTACTGGGACTACGCATTGATAGTGCCACTCTGCCAGATCGTCTGCATTCACTGCCATCAACAAC aaagcagatggACATTAGTCTTGGTGAGTCAGGATGGAACTCAGAGACCTCCACTGCACTTCCCCCAAGGAGGTCACCTCcttgcatttctttcctgtctggAAAATGGTCTTCTGCCTCGTGGTCAGCTGGAACCACCACTTTGGTCCCAACAGGGCAAG GGTAAGGTATTTCCAAAGCTTCGAAAACGAAACAGCAACAAATCAGTGGACCTAGAAGAAATGCCAACTGAAGACACTTCTACAGACTATGTGTTCAGAATTATCTATCCAGGACACAAGCATGATAACA TAACTATTAACTACCACCACTTAGCTGCCAGCCGCTCTGCCTCTGTTGACGAtgacgaggaggaggaagataaGCTACACGCAATGCTATCAATGATCTGCTCTCGGAACCTCACAGCTCCTAATAGGATGAAAG aCACGAGTGAAGTGATAGAGATGCAAGGTTTTGGGGCAAACTTGCTTTCGTGGCAGCTGGAGCATTGTAGCCAAGGCTCCTCATGCGTCTCCTGTTCAACGGGCAGCTCTCCCTATGACATACCCAGCTGCTGCAACTGCATCCACGATAG AACTCCATTAAAGATGCTGTGTGAAAGCATGAAGAGGCAGATAGTTTCCAGAGCCTTTTATGGAT GGCTTGCCTACTGCCGACATTTGTCAACAGTGCGAACACATCTGTCTGCCCTAGTGAACCACACAATTATCCCACCTGACAAGCCAtccagtgctgcaggaggtctGACTAAAGAGGTTTGGAGCAAGTATCAGAAGGACAGAAAA AATTACAAGGAACTGGAATTGCTAAGAAGAGTTTATTATGGTGGGGTACAGCATGAGATTCGAAAGGAAGTCTGGCCGTTCTTGTTAGGTCACTACAAATTTGGCATGGCCAAAAAGGAAATGGACAAG gTCGATGAAGACATTGCTCTCCGGTATCAGAAGGTCATGGCTGAGTGGAAGGCCTGTGAGGTCATCGTAAAGCAGCGAGAGAAAGAATCACATTCTGCCACATTGGCAAAGTTTTCGTCAGGTAGCAGCATTGACAGCCACGTCCAGCGACTGATACACAGGGACTCCACCATCAGCAATGAT GTCTTTATATCAGTAGATGAAGCGGATTCAGCAGAACGAGACTCAAAAGGTCAAGATGACCCTACTTTCACTGTGGTGTCTGTCGACACACCAGCAGCAGTAGCTGCCGTAGAGCAACAGTCTGTAGAGTTTGACTCCCCTGACTCTGGGCTGCCATCCTCACGGAACTACTCTGTGGCCTCAGGCATCCTGTCCAGTATTGATGATGGGCAGAGTGTCTCCTTTGAAGATGGGGCTGAAGAAGAAACTAGCACTGACTTGGAAAGGACTGATCCAGACGTACCACATGTGCAGAAAGCCAAGTCAGTTGTACTGCAGTCTCAGGATTCTGTATCAGAAGAGCAGCTGTGTTCCCAGGTGGATTATTTAATGGATGTTGCTTCTGTCTGTGCTGCATCCTACACA ATAGAATTATTGGACACTGTTGCCTTAAATTTGCACAGAATTGATAAAGATGTCCAGAGATGTGATCGGAATTACTGGTATTTTACTGCTGATAATCTGGAGAAACTCCGCAATGTCATGTGCAG ttATGTTTGGGAGCACCTAGAAGTTGGTTATGTTCAAGGCATGTGTGACCTCCTGGCTCCTTTGATGGTTATACTTGACAACG ATCAGCTGGCTTACAGCTGCTTCAGCCACTTGATGAAGAGGATGAGCCAGAACTTCCCCAACGGAGGTGCTATGGACACACACTTTGCCAACATGCGGTCCCTAATCCAA atTCTAGACGCAGAGCTTTTTGAATTGATGCACCAGAATGGAGATTACACTCACTTTTACTTCTGCTATCGCTGGTTCCTGCTCGACTTTAAAAGAG AATTGTTGTACGAGGATGTATTTACAGTGTGGGAAGTTATTTGGGCAGCAAAGCACATCTCTTCAGaacattttgtccttttcattGCCTTAGCACTTGTGGAAGTTTATCGAGAGATTATCCGTGATAACAACATGGACTTCACTGATATCATCAAGTTTTTTAATG AAATGGCAGAGCATCATAATGCCCAGGAAATACTGAGGATAGCAAGAGACCTTGTCTACAAAGTGCAGACACTGATTGAAAATAAGTGA